A genomic region of Cryptococcus gattii WM276 chromosome F, complete sequence contains the following coding sequences:
- a CDS encoding uncharacterized protein (Similar to TIGR gene model, INSD accession AAW44147.1), with the protein MPRGPSIPPYLTSGASSRAHHALLAQLSHADSPQEEDRIIAHHVHQAKAVLQSTDLNTVRFVTRCVEVWRADPCGQTRIAENLIVVLHCSMLRHNVDDELDFALIPALKLAESGKTIQERRIGYLFLVERLPPDHELQLLLINTIRKDLSSSQPANILLALHTIIKLPFHDLAPAVTPLLISKPLLRHTSAAIRQRTYQALVALHLSPTSTFPRTPPQLYSQAQQSIPNPLVFPLSMSKVVKAVCREKDGSCLCVLFKLLNKLIHSGAHGMKNEEERGYLVQVVLDKAEEVGQWRVEREGEGEREGGELIRETVRLLGVLVSARVVDIKSVISGKQEPEEAEVVEGREVRERIGEWIRSKMEVMQSRSGMELTRWGKAFLLEVCGIAPVVPVVIGHCLGVVSRLLVPSSLASSSSSSSSHHGYTHTHTHTNVLPPPNEHVLALRCLLHLPPQTWDQGGKMGEGEMGVVMEGVGSGDASVRRLMIEVLYKLSQDLSRMIFGDYLESIRTATNLALPLEMQIQTQAQGIGIEERMKVKMGRRETAGRALEVCEVVARARVGVGGKEGRSDGSVVDWGDVVSVLVTLGETEKERGKDGEEDGDGWEEGVKRVMDLLRLYDPSGVLLVDAIQTRYERCITHERDGGHEEHAQEQEHGNIWIQSPTVVMLLGAVASHLPIWGLGDEKVKQRGRVSLRELLSAAVSANSGGGRIDGENNTIGVIPTTSTSTSGATSMLSPAMQEIVILGFVALLRDVEERDDFERIRKDVEFLAKGAKGYIKRRCDEVIYMIDNELTREVWDGAKSNSLSDIRTSLIDTVAAQKKRASLKSRSETTGSPLSWSTLAATKQLRYEAYGSK; encoded by the exons ATGCCCAGGGGTCCCTCTATCCCGCCCTACCTCACCTCGGGAGCGTCTTCCAGAGCACACCATGCGCTTCTGGCCCAGCTGTCGCACGCAGATTCACCGCAGGAAGAGGACCGTATCATTGCGCACCATGTCCACCAGGCCAAGGCTGTTTTGCAGTCGACCGATCTCAATACTGTGCGGTTTGTCACGCGTTGCGTGGAAGTATGGAGAGCTGATCCATGTGGCCAGACAAGGATAGCCGAGAATTTGATTGTGGTATTACACTGCTCGATGCTGAGGCATAACGTGGATGATGAGTTGGATTTCGCATTGATACCCGCACTGAAGCTTGCCGAAAGCGGCAAGACCATCCAAGAGCGGCGCATAG GGTATTTGTTCTTGGTAGAACGTCTTCCTCCGGATCACGAGCTGCAGCTGTTGCTGATAAACACTATCCGTAAA GACTTATCGTCGAGCCAGCCTGCAAATATACTGCTCGCGCTGCATACGATTATTAAATTACCTTTTCACGATCTCGCACCGGCCGTCACCCCGCTGCTCATCTCAAAACCTCTTCTCCGCCACACCTC AGCTGCGATACGGCAGAGAACGTATCAAGCACTTGTGGCTCTACACCTCTCCCCCACCTCGACTTTTCCTCGTACACCCCCACAACTTTATTCACAAGCCCAACAATCTATCCCAAATCCTTTGGTTTTTCCATTGTCAATGAGCAAAGTTGTGAAAGCGGTGTGTAGGGAAAAAGATGGATCGTGTCTTTGTGTATTGTTCAAATTGCTCAACAAGCTCATCCAT TCGGGAGCACATGGGAtgaagaatgaagaagagagagggTACCTTGTGCAGGTCGTGCTTGATAAAGCGGAAGAAGTGGGACAATGGCGAGTGGAGcgggagggggagggggagcGGGAAGGGGGTGAGCTGATACGCGAGACAGTGAGGTTGTTGGGCGTCTTGGTCAGTGCGCGGGTCGTGGACATAAAGTCGGTGATTTCGGGAAAGCAGGAGCCGGAAGAGGCGGAAGTGGTGGAGGGTAGAGAGGTACGTGAGCGTATTGGGGAATGGATACGGAGCAAGATGGAGGTGATGCAATCTCGGTCTGGGATGGAGTTGACGAGGTGGGGAAAAG CATTCCTTTTAGAGGTATGCGGTATAGCGCCCGTGGTTCCGGTCGTCATCGGACATTGTCTGGGGGTCGTATCCCGTCTCTTGGTACCGTCGTCTTTGgcttcctcttcctcctcctcttcatcacACCATGGGTACACCCACACCCACACCCACACCAACGTTTTACCCCCGCCAAACGAACATGTTCTAGCTCTTCGATGTCTCTTACACCTCCCGCCGCAGACATGGGACCAAGGTGGGAAGATgggggagggagagatggGGGTGGTGATGGAAGGTGTTGGCAGTGGGGATGCAAGTGTCCGGCGATTG ATGATAGAGGTATTGTACAAGCTTTCACAGGATTTATCGAGAATGATTTTTGGGGATTATCTAGAATCGATCAGGACGGCGACAAATCTCGCCCTCCCGCTGGAAATGCAGATACAAACACAGGCACAGGGAATAGGGATcgaggagaggatgaaagTGAAGATGGGAAGGAGGGAGACGGCGGGCAGGGCGTTGGAGGTTTGCGAGGTTGTAGCGCGGGCGCGTGTAGGGGTAGGGGGAAAAGAGGGGAGAAGCGACGGAAGCGTGGTGGATTGGGGAGATGTGGTGAGCGTACTGGTGACGTTGGGCGAGACGGAAAAAGAACGGGGgaaagatggagaagaggatggggatggttgggaggaaggggtGAAGAGGGTGATGGATTTGCTTAGGCTGT ACGACCCATCTGGCGTATTGCTAGTCGATGCTATACAAACGCGTTACGAACGGTGTATCACTCATGAGCGTGACGGGGGACACGAGGAGCATGCACAGGAGCAAGAGCATGGGAATATTTGGATCCAGAGTCCGACAGTGGTCATGTTGCTCGGAGCGGTTGCTTCTCACTTGCCCATTTGGGGATTAGGAGATGAAAAGGTAAAGCAAAGAGGGCGTGTCAGTCTAAGAGAATTGCTTTCGGCCGCGGTTTCGGCCAATTCTGGCGGTGGCAGGATCGATGGCGAAAATAACACGATCGGGGTGATCCCTACAACGTCCACGTCCACATCGGGAGCGACGTCCATGTTATCGCCCGCAATGCAAGAGATTGTTATACTGGGGTTTGTGGCTCTGCTGAGAGATGTCGAAGAGAGAGATGATTTCGAGAGGATACGAAAGGATGTAGAATTCCTTGCCAAGGGAGCAAAGGGGTACATAAAAAGA CGATGTGATGAAGTGATTTATATGATAGACAACGAGTTAACGCGAGAAGTATGGGATGGGGCAAAGTCGAATTCG CTTTCGGATATCCGCACGTCTCTTATAGATACTGTGGCCGCGCAGAAAAAACGGGCATCTTTGAAAAGTAGAAGCGAAACAACAGGATCACCTCTCTCTTGGTCGACTTTGGCAGCAACAAAGCAGCTTCGTTATGAGGCGTATGGTTCAAAATGA
- a CDS encoding ATP-dependent permease, putative (Similar to TIGR gene model, INSD accession AAW44322.1), which translates to MIRRLWLPLFLLPLPLPAAATSEEMLDPRDMPVPGLLLRTAPPRRPSDPPRAPECPPCFNCLLPAFSCGNSGECNPYDGQCRCPPGFGGQDCLTPLCGALSDGDERFPRPSGELCECKDGWGGINCNHRKIIDTIPDNKPPQVTFSCLANSPSSNTSFTPNPNFFSAFDDPLAGDAFGTCNFQFWVDRIESFHCELSGCNWESKGSFDTNQTSYQCEKIECACIPGRFLCGEDGSVNIDDFLNEEVKGPGSFSCASGRGCSFSEPAMNQLINDIFGDKSITLDCDSGECLHYTQVPGYITPENPDNRSLVALSAAGAAVIFILACILFWYFGRTHRHPSGFGSIHLPSDEASKLMSDHVPATLHFNNLSYTLPSGKCVLSHITGTVRPGELLAIMGASGAGKSTLLDILARKSKSGKVRGDTYLNSRPITDGSTFRRVIGYVDQEDTLLPTLTVYETVLFSALLRLPRDMSHDAKVYRTLETMNELGILGIKDARIGESGKRSISGGEKRRVSIACELVTGPSILFLDEPTSGLDSYNAQNVIQSLHTLAQRYKRTVIFTIHQPQSNIVNLFDRLVLLAKGQMVYSGEAVKVKPHFEGIGYQCPEGWNTADWLIDLTVDAAGDHRGHHHGHGHGHGHGNGNGNMNGGARGIYTERNGHDGSTLDPEVGFPTTTSHPPSSLDADDNSSSSDRRSPPGILADIKAKAHNLLGALIPPSSIPSSSSPTPIGSTTPSPRDTSTSTPTATATARADHIPEKLASLVLASKASDDAKIVEAEISRIQHGETADGGYPHHHHPTTTISPSADASIMADQRDVEEETGLMRGYQKAGLWEQFKLLSSRTFKNLYRNPLLMATHYAVAIIAALLCGFFFYQVTNDIPGFQNRLGLFLFILSLFAFSCLSSLGIFANERLLFMRERANGYYSPITYFLAKLLFDIIPLRVIPPFILGSIVYGLAGLNAEVSAFWKFIMTLVLFNLTASSIVLFLSMAISDLGVANLLGSLIMLYNLLFAGLLMNYDRVPNSLKWMLTTSFFHAGYEALLVNELRYLQLVERKFGLDIQVPSATMLSYLVLEFWVKERR; encoded by the exons ATGATACGGCGGCTGTGGCTCCCGCTGTTTTTgctccccctccccctccccgCCGCGGCCACGAGCGAAGAGATGCTAGACCCTAGAGACATGCCGGTGCCCGGCTTGCTGCTGCGGACAGCCCCCCCCCGCCGTCCGAGCGACCCCCCCCGGGCGCCCGAGTGCCCCCCGTGCTTCAACTGCCTCCTCCCCGCGTTCAGCTGCGGGAACTCGGGCGAGTGCAACCCGTACGACGGACAGTGCAGGTGCCCCCCCGGCTTCGGCGGCCAGGACTGTCTCACGCCGC TCTGCGGCGCGCTCTCGGACGGCGACGAGCGCTTCCCTCGGCCCAGCGGCGAACTATGCGAGTGCAAAGACGGATGGGGAGGAATCAACTGCAACC ATCGAAAAATCATCGATACGATTCCCGACAACAAGCCTCCCCAGGTAACATTCTCCTGCTTGGCCAACAGCCCTTCTTCCAATACGTCCTTTACTCCCAACCCCAACTTCTTTTCCGCTTTCGACGACCCGCTCGCAGGGGATGCCTTTGGCACATGCAATTTCCAATTCTGGGTCGACCGTATTGAGAGTTTCCACTGTGAACTCTCGGGGTGTAACTGGGAGAGTAAAGGAAGCTTTGATACGAACCAAACCAGCTATCAATGTGAAAAGATTGAATGTGCCTGTATCCCCGGCCGCTTCTTATGTGGCGAGGACGGGAGCGTCA ACATTGACGACTTTCTGAACGAAGAAGTCAAAGGCCCTGGGTCATTCTCCTGCGCCAGCGGCCGAGGCTGCTCCTTTTCCGAACCGGCAATGAACCAGCTCATCAACGACATTTTCGGCGACAAATCCATCACACTCGACTGCGACAGTGGAGAATGCTTACACTATACCCAAGTCCCCGGATATATCACCCCTGAAAACCCGGACAATCGATCGTTGGTCGCTTTGAGCGCAGCGGGTGCTGCTGTGATTTTCATTTTGGCCTGCATCTTATTTTGGTACTTTGGACGAACCCACCGCCACCCTTCCGGCTTTGGATCCATCCACCTCCCATCCGACGAAGCGTCCAAACTCATGTCGGACCACGTCCCCGCCACTCTCCACTTTAACAACCTCTCCTACACGCTTCCTTCCGGCAAATGCGTCCTTTCCCATATCACCGGTACAGTCCGCCCCGGCGAACTGCTAGCCATCATGGGCGCCTCTGGCGCCGGCAAGTCCACTCTCCTCGACATTCTCGCGCGCAAATCCAAATCCGGCAAGGTCCGTGGCGACACCTACCTCAACAGCCGGCCCATCACCGACGGATCCACATTCCGCCGCGTCATCGGGTACGTCGACCAGGAAGACACCCTCCTCCCCACCTTGACCGTCTACGAAACCGTCCTCTTCTCCGCCCTCCTCCGTCTCCCCCGCGACATGTCCCACGACGCCAAAGTCTACCGCACACTCGAAACCATGAACGAGCTCGGCATCCTCGGGATCAAGGACGCGCGCATCGGCGAATCGGGCAAACGAAGCATCTCAGGCGGCGAGAAACGCCGGGTGTCCATCGCGTGCGAGCTCGTGACCGGACCGTCCATCTTGTTCCTCGACGAACCCACCTCTGGACTCGACTCTTACAATGCGCAAAACGTCATTCAGTCGCTGCACACACTCGCCCAGCGGTACAAACGCACCGTCATCTTTACCATCCACCAACCCCAATCCAACATTGTCAATCTCTTTGACCGTCTCGTCCTCCTCGCCAAGGGACAGATGGTGTACTCGGGCGAAGCGGTAAAAGTCAAGCCACATTTTGAAGGGATCGGGTACCAGTGTCCCGAAGGGTGGAATACCGCAGATTGGCTGATTGATCTCACGGTGGACGCTGCCGGCGATCATCGCGGTCATCATCATGGCCATGGCCATGGCCATGGCCACGGGAACGGAAATGGGAACATGAATGGAGGGGCGAGGGGTATTTACACCGAGCGCAATGGCCACGACGGTAGCACGCTCGACCCCGAAGTTGGTTTCCCCACTACCACTTCCCATCCACCTTCCTCCCTTGACGCCGACGACaactcctcctcctccgaCAGGCGATCACCCCCCGGGATTCTCGCCGACATCAAGGCCAAAGCTCACAATCTACTCGGCGCATTGATCCccccttcctccatcccttcctcctcttcccctaCACCCATCGGGTCCACCACCCCCTCTCCGCGCGacacctccacctccacGCCCACAGCTACCGCTACCGCTAGGGCCGACCACATTCCTGAAAAACTCGCTTCCCTCGTACTAGCTTCAAAGGCAAGTGATGATGCCAAAATCGTAGAAGCCGAAATTTCCAGGATCCAACATGGCGAAACTGCCGATGGCGGGTATccccatcatcatcatcccaccaccaccatcaGCCCCAGCGCCGATGCGAGTATCATGGCGGATCAGAGGGATGTAGAGGAAGAAACCGGGTTGATGAGAGGTTATCAAAAAGCAGGGTTATGGGAGCAATTCAAGTTGTTGAGCAGTCGAACGTTTAAAAATCTCTACAG AAATCCGTTGCTCATGGCGACGCACTATGCAGTGGCCATCATCGCCGCCTTACTCTGTGGATTCTTTTTCTATCAAGTCACCAATGACATTCCAGGTTTCCA AAACCGACTCGGACTATTCTTgttcatcctctccttgTTCGCCTTTTCGTGCTTGAGTTCTCTTGGGATTTTCGCGAATGAACGATTGTTATTCATGCGCGAGAG AGCCAACGGCTACTACTCCCCCATCACCTACTTTCTCGCCAAACTCTTATTCGACATCATCCCTCTCCGTGTCATTCCCCCCTTCATCCTCGGCTCCATCGTGTACGGCTTGGCGGGTTTGAACGCTGAAGTATCAGCCTTTTGGAAATTTATCATGACTCTTGTGCTTTTCAATTTGACAGCTTCGAGTATCGTGTTGTTCTTGAGTATGGCGATTTCGGATTTAGGAGTGGCCAACCTGTTGGGGAGCTTGATCATGCTTTACAA CCTACTCTTTGCCGGTCTTCTTATGAACTATGACCGAGTTCCGAATAGCTTAAAGTGGATGCTCACcacttccttcttccatgCGGGTTATGAAGCGCTTTTAGTGAACGAGCTGAGGTACCTCCAGCTAGTGGAGAGAAAGTTTGGCTTGGATATCCAAGTACCTAGTGCTACGA TGTTGAGCTATCTTGTTTTGGAATTTTGGGTCAAGGAGCGACGATGA
- a CDS encoding Hypothetical protein (Similar to TIGR gene model, INSD accession AAW44149.1; CNF04880), whose translation MRRGSIIGGGGSGGGSGGGGGEDWGSNKDTPISPFQSTRSYHRRSRSPSRRTHSISEHQQPPRYLYDSPAPSRDNPFSYNPSLSSSHNHNGNPSIPSQTQTQSQAQGQQPLSLSHPQPHSHSQSQLHLPPISSFSTSTSSGTTIPAGSPVEHSHGTLVLGKSGRSRYLGPTAGTEWLKNQEVGGIGMETPSNSRSPVDTTRSGLGGPAGGRGGMGGEEGVYHGRESGGTSCEPIYSFPFNESEISTVEELFERLPPRADAEVLIDSYYRYFAWNHDPAPRRTFQPIFDRVYTSILQPRPENSVHLQQLALVYMLLAMGTVHNIELPPHDESAEEYLTLAQAAMTKGNFMNHATIAGLQTLVTMAHYYLETESGRNGDSAWPLWGLAMSLVVAMGLHRDGARWNLPDDVVQERRQVFWECHTIEVFQANCFSRPNALVPRYIDTAFPSPNPAEIAMGGKGWPTLKFELCQISSQVLDAGMTVHFQSYDSIQKLYSQLCEFELNVPYDLRCRSALLALPSVYPDPEMARRNSPEISRHNLHRTLQQFTLSLNISENILFLQRPYFVMAMHDEPADPTRSIYGHSYLAVVERCNVIIQVVSDLYKLHPTIISRQWFFWYHLFTAAVCLGTLILKNPQSALATFALSQIEQAIHVYSVLIKQNNSPSMVQNHDWLLRLQQRGARKIAQAAGMGGANLSSGSGGGSGQGDAGGQEEEDRELLGWKTRLIERAGSGVHTAVNISSSSNPTGSVPHRTPSPDPLTQNGGGNSGITPAMHLLQQHFVPPFQSPPVSGMLGTTAQTLGMDNSTDLLLHQFWNPMMMADSTNMTQNTNWWSWDLGGLAENGTPIGGGAAGLQTQSQPQSTPPI comes from the exons ATGCGTCGCGGTTCCATTAtaggaggaggaggaagtggtggcggcagcggcggcggcggtGGCGAGGACTGGGGATCGAACAAGGATACACCTATATCTCCTTTTCAATCTACTAGGTCTTATCATCGAAGGAGTCGGTCACCATCCCGCCGAACTCATTCAATAAGCGAGCACCAGCAGCCTCCTCGGTATCTGTACGATTCACCTGCTCCATCTCGTGATAACCCATTTTCCTACAACCCCTCGCTATCTTCGAGCCATAACCATAATGGAAACCCTTCTATCCCTTCTCAAACCCAAACCCAATCCCAAGCCCAGGGTCAGCAACCTCTATCGCTATCCCATCCTCAGCCTCATTCCCATTCCCAATCACAACTTCATCTCCCACCCATCTCCTCATTTAGCACTTCCACTTCCTCGGGCACAACCATCCCTGCTGGATCGCCTGTCGAACACTCCCATGGTACTCTCGTCCTCGGCAAGTCAGGTCGTTCCCGATACCTGGGTCCCACAGCCGGCACGGAATGGCTAAAAAACCAGGAAGTCGGTGGGATCGGTATGGAGACGCCTTCGAACTCTCGTTCACCTGTGGATACCACACGCTCTGGACTTGGAGGTCCTGCCGGAGGGAGAGGGGGGAtgggaggagaggaaggtgTTTACCATGGAAGAGAAAGTGGAGGGACGTCTTGCGAACCAATTTACTCCTTCCCGTTTAACGAATCGGAGATATCGACAGTGGAAGAATTGTTTGAGAGACTACCTCCAAGAGCGGATGCAGAAGTACTGATAGATTCTTATTATCGTTATTTTGCCTGGAA TCACGATCCTGCCCCCCGCCGGACTTTCCAACCAATTTTTGACCGCGTCTACACCTCTATCCTTCAACCCCGTCCCGAAAATAGCGTCCACCTCCAACAACTTGCTCTCGTGTACATGCTTCTCGCAATGGGCACCGTCCACAACATAGAATTACCTCCTCACGATGAGAGTGCAGAAGAATACTTGACGTTGGCGCAGGCGGCGATGACGAAAGGGAATTTTATGAATCATGCGACTATTGCGGGGTTGCAGACTCTG GTGACGATGGCGCACTATTACCTTGAAACGGAGAGCGGTCGGAACGGTGATTCCGCGTGGCCATTATGGGGTCTAGCAATGAGTCTTGTCGTTGCT ATGGGATTGCATCGAGATGGAGCCAGATGGAATTTGCCAGACGATGTTGTCCAAGAACGACG ccAAGTATTCTGGGAATGCCACACCATCGAAGTCTTCCAAGCCAACTGTTTTTCTCGCCCTAATGCCCTCGTCCCACGCTACATCGACACCGCTTTCCCTTCCCCCAACCCCGCCGAAATTGCCATGGGCGGCAAAGGGTGGCCCACTCTCAAATTCGAGCTCTGCCAAATCTCATCCCAGGTTCTTGACGCAGGGATGACCGTCCATTTCCAATCCTACGACTCTATCCAGAAACTCTACAGTCAACTATGTGAATTCGAGTTGAACGTCCCTTACGACCTTCGATGCCGTTCTGCCCTCTTGGCATTACCGTCAGTATACCCTGATCCGGAAATGGCGAGGAGAAATAGTCCAGAGATAAGTCGACACAATCTCCATCGGACATTGCAACAGTTCACGCTCTCGTTGAATATTTCGGAAAATATTCTGTTCTTGCAGAGACCGTATTTTGTGATGGCGATGCATGATGAGCCAGCAGATCCGACGAGGTCCATTTACGGTCATTCCTATCTTGCTGTCGTAGAAAGGTGTAAC GTCATCATCCAAGTGGTCTCCGACCTGTACAAACTTCATCCCACCATCATATCCCGCCAGTGGTTCTTCTGGTACCATCTCTTTACCGCCGCCGTCTGTTTGGGCACCCTTATCCTCAAAAACCCCCAGTCTGCTCTTGCAACATTTGCCCTTTCTCAAATCGAACAAGCGATCCATGTTTATTCGGTATTAATTAAGCAGAATAACTCGCCCTCGATGGTGCAGAATCATGACTGGTTATTGAGGCTTCAGCAAAGAGGTGCTAGGAAGATTGCACAGGCAGCTGGAATGGGAGGGGCGAATCTATCCTCTGGATCTGGAGGGGGAAGTGGACAAGGGGATGCAGGaggccaagaagaagaagatcgTGAACTCCTAGGCTGGAAAACCCGACTTATCGAGCGTGCTGGCTCTGGCGTCCATACTGCCGTCAacatctcttcttcctccaatCCCACCGGCTCGGTGCCCCACCGTACACCGTCGCCAGATCCTTTGACGCAAAATGGGGGGGGTAATAGTGGGATAACCCCAGCTATGCATCTCCTTCAGCAACACTTTGTACCGCCTTTCCAAAGTCCGCCTGTTAGTGGAATGTTGGGTACGACTGCGCAGACTTTGGGGATGGATAACTCGACGGATTTACTG CTACACCAATTTTGGAATCCAATGATGATGGCAGATTCCACAAACATGACT CAAAACACAAACTGGTGGTCATGGGACCTTGGAGGTTTAGCCGAGAACGGAACGCCTATAGGCGGAGGAGCTGCGGGATTGCAGACTCAATCTCAACCTCAATCAACTCCTCCCATCTAA